AAAGGAGTTTTTAACTTTGAGGAAGGGGAAAAAGAGGAGAAAGTTAAGAGACCTTTTGTATTACTACCTCTAGTTCCTGCTTGCTTATGACGCTCTTAGGCCTCCAGCCTAAAGCATAGGCAATGGCAGAGCCTATCAACGTTATCGCCAAGTTAACGCCAAGGGCTATCAACGCCATGTATAGGAATTGTCCGAATAGCGGGTACAGCGACGTAGTGAATGCGGTCTGGTGCAGTTGGACGAAGTTCCTGTAGTAGGCTATCCCAACACCAGTTATTATTCCTCCTGCCCACCCAGCTAAGGTGGACTTAGGCTCCAGCTTTTCGGTAAACAACGCCAGGAACACTGCGGGGAGAGTCTGGGAGATTATTATTCCGCCGAGCAACTGAAGCTGTATAGCGTAAGACGCGGGGACCACAAACACGAAGCCCAACGCCAAGAACTTGAACACAGCTGACATCCACTTGGCCAGCTTTGTCTCTGTCTGTGGTGACATGTTTGGGTTTATCTCCTTTACCACGTTCCTTGCGAAGAGGTTCGCACTAGCTATGGCCATTATTGCGGCTGGCACTAGCCCTCCAATGAATATGGCTGACATGGCAATACCTATGAACCAGTCTGGCATCGTGTAGGATATTAGCGCTGGAACAGCGAGGGCAGCGTTACCCGTGTGTTTTATCAATGACAGAGCCCCTGGGACGCCGTAGACCAGAATGCCGAAGAGCGCTATCAACGCCAGTCCAATGCCGTATACGGGAAGGAGGGACGTGCTGTACTTCAGCTTCTGCTTGTCGTTGGAGCTGAGGCTACCGTTTATTGCGTGGGGGTAGAGGTAGAGGGCGAATGCGCTACCTAAAGCAAGGGAGAAGTAGGCAGTGTATAGGGATGGAGGTAGGGTCTCAAATATCTTCTTGGTGTTCTGGGCAACGGTAAACGCGTGGGAGAATCCTCCTATCTGGAGGGGTACTGCGATGATAACGGTGATCACGGTCAACCACACTAAGACGTCCTTGAAAATCCCTGTCATCGCGGCTCCCCTGAGACCGCTAGTAAAGGTGAAGGCCGCGAGAACGATGAAAGCCAGTACAAGGGACAGCTCCGTAACTACTTTGCTACTCAATCCCAGTCCCAACAGCAGTATCTCTAGTACTGCCTCCATTCCGACGATCTGAAGGGCGATGTAAGGTAGTTCAGCCACGATCCCAGTGAGAGCTACCGCCATGGCTAAGCTCTTGCTGTTGAACCTGTCCTTCACGAAGTCTGCAGCTGTGACGTAGTGCCTGTTCCTCGAGACCGTCCAGAGCCTCGGCATTGTGAGCAGGGCAACGAAGAACCCCCACGCTACATAGGGCACAGCGAAGAAGTATAGCG
The sequence above is drawn from the Candidatus Aramenus sp. CH1 genome and encodes:
- a CDS encoding sodium:solute symporter, translated to MSLVVFIILFAVFAFLGFYGARFRKGDLRQIEEWSLGGRRLGTILVWFLLGADLFTAYTFIAVPAGVFGSGSLYFFAVPYVAWGFFVALLTMPRLWTVSRNRHYVTAADFVKDRFNSKSLAMAVALTGIVAELPYIALQIVGMEAVLEILLLGLGLSSKVVTELSLVLAFIVLAAFTFTSGLRGAAMTGIFKDVLVWLTVITVIIAVPLQIGGFSHAFTVAQNTKKIFETLPPSLYTAYFSLALGSAFALYLYPHAINGSLSSNDKQKLKYSTSLLPVYGIGLALIALFGILVYGVPGALSLIKHTGNAALAVPALISYTMPDWFIGIAMSAIFIGGLVPAAIMAIASANLFARNVVKEINPNMSPQTETKLAKWMSAVFKFLALGFVFVVPASYAIQLQLLGGIIISQTLPAVFLALFTEKLEPKSTLAGWAGGIITGVGIAYYRNFVQLHQTAFTTSLYPLFGQFLYMALIALGVNLAITLIGSAIAYALGWRPKSVISKQELEVVIQKVS